One Plasmodium cynomolgi strain B DNA, chromosome 12, whole genome shotgun sequence genomic region harbors:
- a CDS encoding hypothetical protein (putative) has product MLPFCLLGHSKKKFFTSTREQNLGNTAECRGNGAITDVYDNYEALKNVKEKSSLKSALKRFRDIVQRETKRKGYHFYAGWPPRNRIKITQDEKLGLYGRTMFVLNRVKGVKEVEPNLCICCKNKNVLFFNRPEFESLLKNMDAIKHQLQEFAKKL; this is encoded by the exons ATGTTGCCGTTCTGCTTGTTAGGACATTCCAAAAAGAAATTCTTCACCTCGACAAGGGAGCAAAATCTGGGAAACACAGCTGAATGCCGCGGAAATGGAGCCATAACAGATGTGTACGATAATTACGAAGcgctaaaaaatgtgaaggagaaaagtaGTCTTAAGAGTGCACTAAAAAGATTTAGGGATATAGTTCAAAGGGAAACGAAGAGAAAAGGGTATCATTTTTACGCTGGATGGCCCCCGAGAAACCGGATAAAAATTACCCAAGATGAGAAG CTGGGCCTTTATGGACGTACCATGTTTGTCCTCAACCGAGTAAAAGGAGTCAAGGAAGTGGAGCCGAATCTATGCATATGCTGCAAAAACAagaatgtcctttttttcaacagaCCCGAATTTGAGTCcctgttaaaaaatatggatgcCATAAAGCATCAACTGCAGGAGTTCGCAAAAAAGCTTTGA
- a CDS encoding hypothetical protein (putative), with amino-acid sequence MNTFSAFAPNSVSNSNVSSPLNNLVGSQPPTVSSNNIQNDRAAGLSSTFNNAPSAANNFGNKTNVLTSDGTSTQSGFIGVLNKGVIPGENKADNFARVDPPSNGNPNQNTNSASSNNVSNSNSGKTDELKKNTEKSNSQIEPQNGNFSFENKFNFNSSLKIRKSLTEQLCEEISMKLGTIFMCKSYLETYVFERNPYMMNFIYLKDEMSESKNRVINSLLLSSFCNLIWNTHIYKHEYLISKEILSKYAKAMEKNPDKNNFCIVPIYNLEKVKMALSDQEKNIKILKKRKLHIKKNNENLLFILYIIKNNFLEIKTKAQRIIQRLLFRLDILDKLFLLKNNSVFFSNKYEFNKFKLMEILDFFNSFNIDSQLQKINKNIKNLVQEKKNLQKFLHADNEFTNSLRNTVLKNEQVRFFTRQEKWSGTACGTVEKKDNANKDCFAIRPNYAVWEYSKDITDLKGTTSEICINLEENKEYMYHLNAFEREENYEML; translated from the exons aTGAATACATTTAGTGCTTTTGCCCCTAACAGTGTAAGCAATTCAAATGTGAGCAGTCCGTTAAATAATCTAGTGGGATCACAGCCTCCAACCgtttcttcaaataatatacaaaatgaCAGGGCTGCTGGGTTGAGCAGCACTTTTAATAACGCACCCAGTGCGGCTAACAATTTTGGTAACAAAACAAACGTATTGACAAGTGACGGCACATCGACTCAAAGTGGGTTCATAGGTGTGTTAAACAAGGGTGTGATTCCAGGCGAAAACAAGGCAGACAATTTTGCAAGAGTGGATCCCCCCAGCAATGGAAACCCTAATCAGAATACCAACAGTGCTAGTAGCAATAACGTCAGCAACAGTAACAGTGGGAAGACCGAtgaattaaagaaaaacaccGAAAAGAGCAATTCGCAAATTGAGccccaaaatggaaactttagctttgaaaataaattcaattTTAACAGCTCCCTAAAGATTAGGAAGTCCCTGACGGAGCAGCTTTGTG AGGAAATCTCGATGAAGCTTGGCACAATATTCATGTGTAAATCGTACCTCGAAACGTACGTGTTTGAGAGAAACCCGTATATGATGAACTTCATTTACCTGAAGGATGAGATGAGCGAATCGAAGAACAGAGTGATTAACTCGCTGCTGCTAAGCTCCTTCTGTAATTTGATATGGAACACTCATATATACAAACATGAGTATTTAATTTCGAAGGAAATATTAAGTAAGTACGCCAAGgcaatggaaaaaaatcccgataaaaataatttctgcATTGTACCAATTTATAACTTGGAGAAAGTGAAAATGGCCTTAAGTgatcaggaaaaaaatataaagattcttaaaaaaagaaaattacatattaagaagaataatgaaaatcttttgttcattttgtacatcataaaaaataattttcttgaAATAAAAACCAAAGCACAACGTATTATTCAGAGACTGTTATTCCGATTGGACATCCTGGacaaactttttttgttaaaaaataactccgtttttttttccaataagtatgaatttaataaattcaaGTTGATGGAAATTTTGGATTTCTTTAACTCCTTCAATATAGACAGTCagctgcaaaaaattaacaaaaatataaaaaatcttgtgcaggagaaaaagaacctTCAGAAGTTCCTGCATGCGGATAACGAATTTACCAACTCGTTGAGGAACACCGTTTTGAAGAATGAGCAGGTGAGGTTCTTCACTCGGCAGGAGAAGTGGAGCGGCACCGCGTGCGGCACAGTTGAAAAGAAGGACAACGCTAATAAAGACTGCTTCGCAATTCGTCCCAATTATGCCGTGTGGGAATATTCCAAA GACATAACCGATCTGAAAGGAACCACCTCGGAGATTTGCATCAACCTGGAGGAGAACAAAGAGTACATGTACCATCTAAACGCATTTgagagggaagaaaattacgaaatgttataa
- a CDS encoding sporozoite surface protein 2 (putative) gives MKLIQNKSYLLVVFLLYVSIFARGDQKIVDEVKYSEEVCNESVDLYLLVDGSGSIGYPNWVTRVIPMLTGLIGNLSLSRDAINLYMGLFASRTTELIRLGSGPSIEKKLALNAVADLKKGYSPYGATNMSSALEEVMMHLKDRVNREKAIQLVILLTDGIPNNKVRALELSKELKQKGVKLAVIGIGQGINHHFNRLIAGCRPREQHCKFYSHADWNEAVDLIKPFIAKVCTEVEKVANCGPWNPWTPCSVTCGKGTHSRSRPLLHDGCTTHMVNECDEGECPVEPEPIPVPAPFPAAPEDLKPRNTDDDDDDDHPNFHKGLDVPDVEDEVPPENDGTDGNPTEENDFPPKDDVVPDESNALPLPPVVPGGSNEEFPTGDENNPENPLNPENPANSEYPENPESPGNAENQEESPTEQEAPQDNNINEPERTDDKGSGINDKLIPKPMDNERDIAPNKKVHPSSTNHAHDRYARPHRHSGGNDNGTNANSDIPNNSGESEYEEPEDKGKKSSNNGYKIAGGVIAGLALVGCVGFAYNFVSSGGAAGMGGEPAPFDEAMAEEDKDAAEADQFKLPEDNDWN, from the coding sequence ATGAAGCTGATTCAGAACAAAAGCTACCTTTTGGTGGTTTTCCTCCTGTACGTTAGTATATTCGCCAGAGGCGaccaaaaaattgtggatgAAGTGAAATATAGTGAGGAAGTATGTAATGAGAGCGTCGATTTATACCTCCTAGTTGACGGGTCAGGAAGTATTGGATACCCGAACTGGGTCACGAGAGTCATACCAATGCTTACTGGCTTGATTGGCAATCTAAGCCTCTCAAGGGACGCTATCAACTTATATATGGGTTTATTCGCAAGCCGTACAACTGAATTGATCAGACTTGGCAGTGGCCCAtctattgaaaaaaaactagcaCTGAATGCAGTTGCTGATTTGAAGAAAGGATATTCACCTTACGGTGCCACCAATATGTCCTCTGCTCTGGAAGAAGTGATGATGCATTTAAAGGATCGAGTTAACAGAGAAAAAGCAATCCAATTGGTTATCTTATTGACTGATGGTATACCTAATAATAAGGTCAGAGCCTTGGAATTGTCCAAagaattaaaacaaaaaggtgTGAAGTTGGCTGTTATCGGAATTGGACAAGGCATTAACCACCACTTCAATAGATTAATCGCAGGATGTCGTCCCCGTGAGCAACActgtaaattttattcccATGCTGACTGGAATGAGGCCGTGGATCTTATCAAACCTTTTATTGCAAAGGTGTGTACTGAAGTAGAAAAGGTTGCTAATTGTGGTCCCTGGAATCCATGGACTCCATGCAGTGTTACTTGTGGAAAGGGAACACACAGCAGATCAAGACCATTGTTGCATGATGGATGTACTACTCACATGGTTAACGAATGTGATGAGGGAGAATGCCCAGTGGAACCTGAGCCTATTCCCGTACCAGCTCCTTTCCCAGCCGCCCCTGAAGATCTCAAGCCACGTAACAcagatgatgatgatgatgatgaccaCCCCAATTTTCACAAAGGCCTAGATGTGCCTGATGTAGAAGATGAGGTTCCACCTGAAAATGATGGAACGGATGGAAACCCAACCGAAGAAAATGACTTCCCCCCAAAAGATGACGTTGTACCTGATGAATCAAATGCCCTTCCGTTACCCCCCGTAGTTCCTGGAGGTTCAAATGAGGAGTTCCCAACAGGTGATGAGAATAACCCAGAGAACCCATTGAACCCAGAGAACCCAGCGAATTCAGAGTACCCAGAGAACCCAGAGAGCCCAGGGAACGCAGAGAACCAAGAAGAGTCACCAACGGAGCAGGAAGCACCCCAAGACAACAACATAAATGAACCAGAGCGTACCGATGATAAGGGATCTGGAATAAATGACAAATTAATTCCCAAACCGATGGATAACGAAAGAGACATAGCCCCGAACAAAAAGGTTCATCCTAGTTCAACAAATCACGCTCATGATAGGTACGCCAGACCGCACAGACACTCAGGAGGAAATGATAACGGTACTAACGCAAATTCGGACATTCCCAACAATTCCGGCGAATCGGAATACGAAGAACCTGAGGATAAGGGAAAGAAGTCATCAAATAATGGCTACAAAATTGCAGGTGGAGTAATTGCTGGATTGGCCCTAGTTGGCTGTGTTGGATTCGCGTACAATTTCGTATCTAGCGGAGGTGCTGCAGGAATGGGTGGTGAACCTGCGCCCTTTGATGAGGCGATGGCTGAAGAAGATAAAGACGCTGCGGAGGCAGACCAGTTCAAGTTACCCGAGGATAACGACTGGAACTGA
- a CDS encoding hypothetical protein (putative): MSDFLGTKLTNHDVNEVRREFRKKRKHNHYDEYDFYVYYKNLLAEERKKKEKRERSKRRKEKEQAEAEDEFKPTNYISSRYKRNEDVVKKGIYDYIDEEDSIYEDIITSANFDDKANYADDLQFSFFNESVSYALLRNNNYIDGIPIGIDMKVGNKYIREDASNSNNANMAAKQDSVTSMGTSRHVSSPLGEKPNAQVKKNSTEESNNDDVGEGDSSKRRKAIGPKLPTIFEQIRHKIGEQTDITERNENEYINILSSRNRLILLKMEEQKKFEKLIKEIYKPKNNFEGAFYKKKENSIDQVKKREMNRLRKDFLLPHRRGIHDEGSIDAPTQIEITTTGRKQTFGQTDYEDYSDSSLENAYTSSARRNTNKGYAMVLDRKSRQSEDSCIIPYNNFSIDIDSGEEDAFVLYNPGEYQAEEMLLLRSKFYRTLFRSRCVEKPYNRALADEIEDLNMRYAKLINPNMEAKLSKSELLELYVPKKSWVQTGNTLTHDEQVAQNEIYVLKNKINFNNDLKKKHRFYFYCRMKEGRMNADGSLSRRVDNILSAAERAEFEELMGKLKVYYLDFYNREIANEDVSTNFKIQEYEFEKCVCEKLGISDPSAGDQSGAEMEERSIVDDFLKIPQFVFDAIFCA, from the coding sequence ATGTCCGACTTCCTGGGCACGAAGCTGACCAACCACGATGTGAATGAAGTCAGGAGGGAGTTtcgaaaaaagaggaagcacaACCACTACGATGAGTATGACTTTTATGTGTACTACAAAAATTTGCTAGcggaagaaaggaagaagaaggagaagcgcgaaagaagtaaaaggagaaaggaaaaagagcaGGCAGAGGCAGAGGACGAATTTAAGCCCACCAATTACATATCCAGCAGATACAAACGAAATGAAGATGTagtcaaaaaaggaatatatgACTACATCGATGAGGAGGATAGCATCTATGAGGACATAATCACAAGTGCGAACTTTGATGATAAAGCGAATTACGCAGATGACCTCCAGTTTAGCTTTTTCAACGAGAGTGTGTCCTACGCACTGTTAAGGAACAACAATTATATTGATGGTATTCCCATCGGAATAGACATGAAAGTGGGAAACAAGTACATAAGGGAAGATGCATCTAACAGTAACAACGCCAATATGGCTGCTAAACAGGATAGTGTCACATCGATGGGCACTAGTAGACATGTTAGTTCCCCCCTTGGTGAAAAGCCGAACGCACAGGTTAAGAAGAACAGCACAGAGGAGTCCAACAACGATGATGTGGGTGAAGGAGACTCTTCTAAAAGGCGAAAAGCTATAGGCCCAAAATTACCAACAATTTTCGAACAAATTAGACACAAAATAGGGGAACAAACAGACATAACGGAGAGGAACGaaaatgaatacataaaCATTTTATCTTCTCGAAATCgtctcattttgttaaaaatggaagagcAGAAGaagtttgaaaaattaattaaagaGATTTATAAGCCAAAGAATAACTTCGAAGGGgccttttataaaaagaaggaaaacagTATTGACCAAGTGAAGAAGCGCGAAATGAATCGCCTCAGGAAGGATTTCCTTTTACCGCACCGAAGGGGTATCCACGATGAGGGGTCAATTGATGCGCCCACACAGATCGAAATAACAACAACAGGAAGGAAGCAAACGTTTGGGCAAACGGACTATGAAGACTATTCGGATAGCTCCCTAGAGAACGCATATACGAGTTCAGCACGGAGAAATACAAACAAGGGTTATGCCATGGTGCTCGACAGGAAGAGTAGACAAAGCGAAGACAGTTGCATAATTCCATACAATAACTTCAGCATCGATATTGACAGCGGTGAGGAGGACGCCTTCGTTTTGTATAACCCAGGGGAGTATCAAGCGGAAGAAATGCTACTCCTGCGCTCCAAATTTTATCGCACACTTTTCAGAAGCAGATGCGTAGAGAAGCCTTACAATCGCGCCCTTGCAGACGAGATAGAAGATCTAAACATGAGATACGCAAAGTTAATTAACCCCAACATGGAAGCGAAGCTGAGCAAAAGCGAGTTACTCGAATTGTATGTGCCCAAGAAGAGCTGGGTGCAAACTGGCAATACTTTAACGCACGATGAGCAGGTGGCGCAAAACGAAATCTacgttttgaaaaataaaataaattttaacaatgacttgaagaaaaagcataggttttatttttattgcagAATGAAGGAGGGGAGGATGAATGCGGATGGAAGTCTGAGCAGACGTGTAGACAACATTCTGAGTGCAGCGGAAAGAGcagaatttgaagaattaaTGGGAAAGCTAAAAGTATACTACCTGGACTTTTACAACAGAGAAATTGCAAACGAAGATGTGAGCACCAACTTCAAGATACAGGAATACGAATTTGAGAAATGCGTGTGTGAGAAGCTAGGCATTTCGGACCCTTCCGCAGGGGACCAAAGTGGCGCAGAAATGGAAGAACGGTCCATCGTCGAcgattttttgaaaatccCGCAGTTCGTTTTtgatgccattttttgcgcgTAA
- a CDS encoding hypothetical protein (putative) has protein sequence MEEYQSVNEIKIMNSQGSCNMLGMMQKIDDIINAYKQIKEELDKLEKNKQFIYDTFYSIFLNYYSRYEELKVIKGNKNRVERHLKFYTNVDHFEKVLNHMEKNEYAYFIDMYNNSLQKSGGKECSGELLEGDEQSDYDESETDSGDEEGEVDMSNWAAEDIQNWVTSYGTEGGVTDGEENQTEDEGSHEIDNYLLSEWEKEEEVSFPVGGYDTQRGQHHDEDADQRGALNGGSETERAALDENAGVDEKRVSNQSGRSNKYVAQRPSGGVGAMGGNPVEGKLRGPIWWEKKKKRRSSAGGISNGVATGVGRIAGRIAERGAGRSASNEGAPSDAANHPRRGKTKRGSEKNEIYHMLQFSEKAIKFFKKNGTYLHAKAKLTKYQSIIRRILKYVINLFRDVLNNAELNIPCGRGGDSLPLYGISSCEQNGKEATAPLELSCRGKWWEGSTLSRDNPIWGKHLSIDTSHNSLSEKRLPGEENHMNNFKSDDMKNPQECINHEKEEPKHTQSHELANLTEVQNLFSVEDEMEDNQIYRNISMIYFSKYINELEYYKKFKIKCSCMRDVIYFIYEKSLVEENNLYIEEYNKLENFYVSTRVKLLNSNVLSTNVLSNFESLLKNDICKYIKNVCLLAMYVSKLEVDLYTHIFNNNLNNSVNIILNNIGVCIFDCLHDCIDQLNNIQLIRKIIRIIYVDIIDTYSDNSYRIICDYLKKICKILKDKLLYVIEMYISYYTKNTSATLPYVCFYPLRKKFINMVNNFLYDEYLLTSDAHTKVESPVKTRQGKPNKEGEGRNGQLNSLFASTESNHPIGKSVPWGDKSEPVRSCENCEEGNPISGVTDNVDDPSRESTSSVNNIESGNSVESVDSRESLESLTSGRYEKQGECNKNVLSEKNVYKPFSFHRWEFNKDSKFGLCGIDLNIIGTILILKTIHFIIDEETLLELFRECLENSFNSVTSIYKEHMKNHPEDMFNGALYLIKNLSLLIYLFYKVTKDHEFVRFYLHSGLTEQLLFGASPKEWIMESHSGSGKKEGDKVGAENENSILCFFKRVYNMSSQDDVQNRILAAFNDAIYNFTVATVSRVCSPLIKILSMEYKESALEKEEEIKKTTHDFLNAKRKRQSDLQFGDEKVDFSFLREINFDLLKEYAEKVNNEQSVEAPNCSNLDDLKKNLQSFKQKVCDLFPRIYFYVKLFIFSNTEKPNENDFFPGLFSHIVGLLTYKIVGLLSEVYLIIRLKYAHQVEAIFEENYVSDIFLFLNSSERYVCSFSDIHQYFDTNKNYNFWGE, from the exons atggaagaatacCAAAGTgtaaacgaaattaaaattatgaacagccAAGGGAGTTGTAACATGTTAGGGatgatgcaaaaaattgatgacattataaatgcatataaaCAGATTAAGGAGGAATTAGATAAGTTAGAGAAGAACAAGCAATTCATTTACGATAcattttattccatttttttgaactATTATTCGAGGTATGAAGAATTGAAAGTAATCAAGGGGAACAAGAACAGAGTAGAACGACACCTGAAGTTTTACACCAACGTTGATCATTTCGAGAAGGTACTCAACCACATGGAGAAAAACGAatatgcttattttattGACATGTATAATAATTCTTTGCAGAAAAGTGGAGGGAAGGAATGCTCGGGGGAGTTGCTTGAGGGGGACGAGCAGAGTGATTATGATGAGAGCGAGACGGATTCGGGggatgaagaaggagaggtGGACATGAGCAATTGGGCCGCGGAAGATATACAGAACTGGGTAACCTCATACGGCACGGAAGGGGGGGTCACAGACGGTGAGGAAAACCAAACAGAGGATGAAGGGAGCCACGAAATTGATAACTACTTACTTAGTGAAtgggagaaggaggaagaagtaagCTTCCCTGTCGGAGGATATGATACCCAGAGGGGGCAACATCACGATGAAGATGCAGATCAAAGGGGTGCACTTAATGGTGGGAGCGAAACGGAGCGAGCTGCGTTGGACGAAAACGCAGGAGTGGACGAAAAACGGGTGAGTAACCAATCGGGAAGGAGTAACAAGTACGTCGCACAGCGTCCCAGCGGAGGGGTTGGCGCAATGGGAGGCAATCCCGTGGAGGGGAAATTGCGAGGTCCTATCTGgtgggagaagaagaagaaaagaaggagcTCAGCGGGTGGGATATCAAATGGGGTAGCAACCGGCGTAGGACGCATCGCTGGACGCATCGCTGAACGCGGCGCTGGACGCAGCGCATCGAACGAAGGGGCCCCTTCCGACGCCGCAAACCACCCCCGCCGTGGCAAAACCAAACGGGGGAGcgagaaaaacgaaatttaTCACATGCTGCAGTTTTCCGAAAAGGCCATAAAGTTCTTCAAGAAAAATGGCACCTATTTACACGCCAAGGCTAAATTGACCAAGTACCAGTCCATCATAAGGCGTATTTTGAAGTACGTCATTAATTTGTTCAGGGATGTTCTAAACAACGCAGAGTTGAATATACCCTGTGGTAGAGGTGGTGATAGTTTGCCTCTGTATGGCATCTCGTCgtgtgaacaaaatgggaaagaggCGACCGCTCCGCTGGAGTTAAGCTGTAGGGGGAAGTGGTGGGAGGGCAGTACCCTGAGTAGAGACAACCCCATTTGGGGCAAGCATCTCTCGATTGATACATCTCACAATTCCTTGAGCGAAAAAAGACTACCTGGGGAAGAAAACCATATGAATAATTTCAAATCTGACGATATGAAGAACCCCCAGGAATGCATAAATCATGAGAAAGAAGAACCGAAGCACACGCAGTCGCATGAGCTAGCTAATTTGACGGAGGTGCAGAACCTCTTTTCCGTAGAGGACGAAATGGAGGATAATCAAATCTACAGAAATATAAGTATGATATATTTTAGCAAGTATATAAATGAATTGGAGTATTATAAAAagttcaaaataaaatgcagcTGCATGCGAGATGTAATATACttcatttatgaaaaatctttggtggaagaaaataatttgtatatagAGGAATACAATAAATTGGAAAATTTCTACGTAAGCACAAGGGTAAAGCTATTGAACAGCAATGTGCTAAGCACTAATGTATTAAGCAATTTTGAGTCCCTACTGAAGAATGATATTTGCAAGTATATAAAGAATGTCTGCTTGTTGGCAATGTATGTTTCTAAGTTAGAGGTAGActtgtacacacatatattcAATAATAACCTTAACAATTCCGTTAATATCATACTGAACAACATTGGGGTGTGTATCTTCGATTGCCTTCATGATTGCATCGATCAACTTAACAACATACAattaattagaaaaattattcgaATCATTTATGTGGATATCATCGATACGTATAGTGATAATTCATACAGGATCATTTGtgattacttaaaaaaaatttgtaaaattttgaaggacAAATTACTCTACGTGATAGAGATGTACATCTCGTACTACACCAAAAATACGAGTGCTACTTTACCCTATGTGTGCTTCTACCCtctgaggaaaaaatttatcaacatggtgaacaattttttgtatgatGAATATCTCCTCACGAGTGATGCGCATACGAAGGTGGAGTCCCCTGTGAAAACTAGACAGGGGAAACCAAAtaaggagggggaggggcggAACGGACAGTTGAATAGTTTGTTTGCCTCCACTGAGAGTAATCACCCCATCGGTAAGAGTGTACCGTGGGGGGATAAATCTGAGCCAGTGCGCAGTTGTGAGAATTGCGAGGAGGGGAACCCAATTAGTGGGGTCACTGACAACGTAGATGATCCCTCCAGGGAGAGCACAAGCAGTGTGAACAACATTGAAAGCGGGAACAGCGTTGAAAGTGTGGACAGTCGGGAGAGCTTGGAAAGCTTAACCAGCGGAAGATACGAGAAGCAGGGCGAATGCAACAAGAACGTGCTGAGTGAGAAGAATGTATACAAGCCATTTTCCTTCCACCGCTGGGAATTTAATAAGGACTCCAAATTTGGCCTCTGTGGTATAGACCTAAACATTATTGGTACCATCCTAATTTTGAAGACGATACATTTTATAATCGACGAAGAGACGCTGCTGGAGCTGTTCAGAGAGTGCCTGGAAAATAGCTTCAATTCTGTAACATCCATTTATAAGGAGCACATGAAAAATCATCCTGAGGACATGTTTAATGGCGCTCTTTATTTAATCAAAAATTTGAGTCTTTtgatatatttgttttacaAAGTTACGAAGGATCACGAGTTTGTCCGCTTTTACCTGCACAGTGGGTTGACCGAGCAGCTCCTCTTTGGGGCATCTCCAAAAGAATGGATAATGGAGAGCCATAGTGGTAGCGGGAAGAAAGAAGGCGACAAAGTGGGGgccgaaaatgaaaactccattttgtgctttttcaAAAGGGTATACAACATGTCGTCACAGGACGACGTGCAGAACAGAATCCTGGCCGCCTTCAACGATGCCATTTACAACTTTACCGTAGCGACTGTGTCAAGGG TTTGTTCCCCCTTGATTAAAATTCTCTCCATGGAATACAAAGAAAGTGCGcttgaaaaggaggaagaaattaaaaaaacgactCACGATTTTTTgaatgcaaaaaggaagcgcCAATCAGATTTGCAGTTCGGAGACGAGAAGGTggacttctcctttttgcgcgAAATAAACTTTGACTTGTTAAAGGAGTACGCAGAAAAGGTTAACAACGAGCAGAGTGTAGAAGCACCTAACTGCTCCAACCTCGATGATCTAAAAAAGAACCTCCAGTCGTTTAAGCAAAAGGTTTGTGACCTATTTCCgaggatatatttttacgtgaagttatttattttctccaatACGGAAAAGCCAAACGagaatgatttttttcccgGACTGTTTTCCCACATCGTGGGTCTTCTAACGTACAAAATAGTGGGCCTGCTCAG CGAGGTATACCTCATCATAAGGCTCAAGTATGCACACCAAGTGGAAGCCATATTTGAAGAGAACTACGTCAGCGacattttcctctttctgaATTCGAGCGAGAGGTACGTCTGCTCCTTTTCGGACATCCACCAGTACTTCGACACAAACAAGAATTACAACTTTTGGGGggagtaa
- a CDS encoding hypothetical protein (putative), with translation MSNESKVMNQCFNGKHNICFSFKGRRDDQSGRKSQKIVLHNCIQTLLSDPIVVLSDSIGVGTSGMGNTAVGFNRKSSSGTIEVLEKYHILCMFRNNSIKSIYIDKNYAYVYYESCIDVFCIRTYQFVKKMNVEVANNKQVIFFENLILFNNSKSLFIYDIKNNCTSYFYKNFLKNIVIFDFNVNYLLCYKNNFGKCHIRVLQINMNAQKCEHELIFCVDFSSKFISHGKFLDDEKIIVAKNGRRLIIFDFKKAVDMYRIKKLKKKFWIFTNRWKICYSFWWKMKSSFLIYPLLYFTNWSYFIRHKNNKIIFSSDRGIYFIDYPVEEGA, from the exons atgagtaACGAAAGCAAGGTGATGAACCAATGCTTCAATGGGAAACACAATATCTGCTTTAGCTTTAAGGGAAGGAGAGACGACCAAAGTGGGAGGAAAAGCCAAAAGATCGTCCTGCACAATTGCATCCAGACCCTGCTATCGGACCCCATAGTTGTTCT AAGCGACAGCATCGGGGTAGGCACGAGCGGAATGGGTAACACCGCAGTAGGATTTAACCGTAAAAGCAGCAGCGGTACTATTGAAGTGCTCGAGAAATATCACATCCTGTGTATGTTCAGGAATAACAGCATCAAGTCGATATACATAGACAAGAATTACGCCTATGTGTATTACGAAAGCTGCATAGATGTTTTTTGCATAAGGACCTACCagttcgtaaaaaaaatgaacgttGAAGTGGCAAACAACAAACAAgtgatattttttgaaaatctCATTCTCTTTAATAATTCCAAGAGTCTCTTTATATAcgacattaaaaataattgcacgagttatttttataaaaattttttaaaaaatattgtNATTTTTGATTTCAATGTAAATTATCTGTTATGCTACAAGAACAATTTCGGGAAATGCCACATTCGCGTTCTGCAAATTAATATGAATGCACAGAAATGTGAACacgaattaattttttgtgtggatttttcttcaaaatttataAGTCATGGGAAATTTTtggatgatgaaaaaattattgtagcaaaaaatgggaggaggttaatcatttttgattttaaaaaagctgtGGATATGtacagaattaaaaaattaaaaaaaaaattttggataTTTACAAATCGGTGGAAAAtttgttattcattttggtggaaaatgaaatcttcatttttaatttatccacttttatattttacaaat TGGTCCTACTTCATACGCCACaagaacaacaaaattattttttcgtccGACCGAGGGATTTACTTTATTGATTATCCCGTTGAGGAGGGCGCCTGA